The Hypomesus transpacificus isolate Combined female chromosome 3, fHypTra1, whole genome shotgun sequence genome has a window encoding:
- the si:ch211-67f13.7 gene encoding zona pellucida sperm-binding protein 3 isoform X1, giving the protein MNKWCVCIVWSVFTLNVANSSTDMYESSTFLSPDAVKSRRKIFKLGTSKNTGAMMNLTDNRSALMISAQRVCAESPQHIPEVKPTSKFTSPSPLQIQRTVHPKRPDLRSKEGFTSLPDVSVSCSTSELVLRVRRSFYGFGADTKELTLGVTCKSNGVVRPRNDMLFTYHLTDCDGKSEEASDSFSYKFVLHYVPSPIRFRARSVNLNVVCRFPRYHHVYRLAVRPTWSSHIMHKTLKWRSIDFQIQLMDDSWTTPAQYQVYLLGQTVNFQVTALHLPHGSLKLFIRNCYATTTSGTSATYNIIDNFGCMQESRRNLGRARFVSPRTDDSLRFSLSAFQFTSDPHVQVTMHCNVFLTSEEPGPLHKSCSYTEHG; this is encoded by the exons ATGAACAAGTGGTGCGTCTGCATTGTATGGAGTGTATTTACACTAAACGTTGCAAATTCTTCAACGGATATGTATGAGTCTTCGACTTTCTTGAGTCCAGATGCCGTCAAGTCCAGGAGAAAGATTTTCAAACTGGGCACATCAAAAAACACTGGTGCTATGATGAACCTGACAGATAACAGATCAGCCCTGATGATATCAGCCCAAAGAGTTTGTGCTGAGTCTCCTCAGCACATCCCAGAGGTTAAACCAACAAGCAAGTTTACCTCCCCCTCGCCTCTGCAAATCCAGCGAACCGTTCATCCCAAACGACCCGACCTGAGGAGTAAGGAGGGCTTTACTTCCTTGCCGGACGTGTCTGTCTCGTGCTCTACATCAGAACTGGTTTTGCGTGTCAGGCGGTCATTCTATGGGTTTGGTGCTGACACAAAGGAACTGACATTGGGAGTCACTTGCAAAAGCAACGGTGTTGTCAGACCACGTAACGACATGCTATTTACCTATCATTTGACAGACTGCGATGGGAAAAGCGAG GAGGCTTCCGACTCTTTCAGCTACAAATTCGTGCTTCACTATGTCCCTTCGCCCATCCGCTTCAGAGCGCGTAGTGTAAATCTGAATGTCGTTTGTCGGTTTCCAAG GTATCATCACGTTTATCGACTTGCGGTGCGCCCTACCTGGAGTTCACACATTATGCATAAAACACTCAAGTGGCGCTCTATTGATTTCCAAATTCAGCTGATGGATG ATTCATGGACCACACCAGCCCAGTATCAAGTGTACCTGCTTGGGCAGACTGTGAACTTCCAGGTCACTGCTCTTCACCTACCCCATGGAAGCCTAAAGCTCTTCATTAGAAATTGCTATGCAACCACAACAAGTGGCACCTCTGCTACGTACAATATCATTGACAACTTTGG GTGTATGCAGGAGAGCCGGAGGAACCTGGGCAGGGCTCGCTTTGTGTCTCCCCGGACTGACGACTCCCTCCGCTTCTCCCTCAGCGCCTTCCAGTTCACCTCTGACCCCCACGTCCAG GTCACTATGCACTGTAACGTGTTCCTCACGTCAGAAGAACCCGGCCCGTTGCACAAATCCTGCTCCTACACAGAGCATGGGTAA
- the zgc:153911 gene encoding CD276 antigen → MNWNLWVIQQLLASLLFKAAFSFEFQITVPRGPVIAAQGQQVVLPCSFPVSGSLGSLVVTWQRGQEVVHSFYHGRDQLDRQSRRYANRSSLMYSDMERGDSSLRLELSNMEDEGDYTCSVSTLLGSQRKTLSLKVAALYTEPHSNLKVSPSGLELVLTSQGGRPAPCVQWLDDRGEDITNHTSTVVRQDTDGLFTVSSNLTLQPAGTRSLSFILKNRILGQVIRRDFTLDTGIGAESSRNHDRDRWGVVLFLVIIIFLQATALVLQRRHVHKRKPTALRTEHV, encoded by the exons TTGAGTTCCAGATTACTGTCCCCCGCGGCCCCGTTATTGCTGCCCAGGGACAGCAGGTCGTCCTACCCTGCAGCTTCCCAGTGAGCGGCAGCCTGGGCAGTTTGGTGGTCACCtggcagagggggcaggaggtggtCCACAGCTTCTATCACGGGAGAGACCAGCTGGACCGCCAGAGCCGTCGCTATGCCAACAGATCCAGCCTGATGTACTCCGACATGGAGCGGGGGGATTCCTCTCTGCGTCTGGAGCTCAGCAAcatggaggatgagggagactaCACCTGCTCTGTCAGCACGCTGCTGGGGAGCCAGAGGAAAACCTTATCTTTGAAAGTAGCAG CACTGTACACAGAACCACATTCAAACTTGAAAGTATCTCCCAGCGGCTTGGAGCTGGTCCTGACTTCACAAGGAGGACGCCCTGCCCCCTGCGTTCAGTGGCTggatgacagaggagaggacatcaCAAACCACACAAGCACAGTCGTCAGGCAGGACACAGACGGACTGTTTACAGTGTCCAGCAACCTGACTCTGCAGCCAGCCGGCACCAGGAGCCTCTCCTTCATCCTGAAGAACAGGATCCTGGGCCAGGTGATAAGGAGAGACTTCACTCTAGACACAG GTATTGGTGCCGAGTCATCAAGGAACCATGACAGAGACAGATGGGGGGTTGTGTTATTCCTTGTGATAATCATCTTCTTACAAGCAACAGCATTAGTATTACAGAGAAGACATGTCCACAAAAGAAAACCAACAGCATTGAGAACAGAACATGTTTAA
- the si:ch211-67f13.7 gene encoding zona pellucida sperm-binding protein 3 isoform X2 produces the protein MNKWCVCIVWSVFTLNVANSSTDMYESSTFLSPDAVKSRRKIFKLGTSKNTGAMMNLTDNRSALMISAQRVCAESPQHIPEVKPTSKFTSPSPLQIQRTVHPKRPDLRSKEGFTSLPDVSVSCSTSELVLRVRRSFYGFGADTKELTLGVTCKSNGVVRPRNDMLFTYHLTDCDGKSEEASDSFSYKFVLHYVPSPIRFRARSVNLNVVCRFPRYHHVYRLAVRPTWSSHIMHKTLKWRSIDFQIQLMDDSWTTPAQYQVYLLGQTVNFQVTALHLPHGSLKLFIRNCYATTTSGTSATYNIIDNFGCMQESRRNLGRARFVSPRTDDSLRFSLSAFQFTSDPHVQVESPYRGTHHMQLLQHHMFKIQKCHA, from the exons ATGAACAAGTGGTGCGTCTGCATTGTATGGAGTGTATTTACACTAAACGTTGCAAATTCTTCAACGGATATGTATGAGTCTTCGACTTTCTTGAGTCCAGATGCCGTCAAGTCCAGGAGAAAGATTTTCAAACTGGGCACATCAAAAAACACTGGTGCTATGATGAACCTGACAGATAACAGATCAGCCCTGATGATATCAGCCCAAAGAGTTTGTGCTGAGTCTCCTCAGCACATCCCAGAGGTTAAACCAACAAGCAAGTTTACCTCCCCCTCGCCTCTGCAAATCCAGCGAACCGTTCATCCCAAACGACCCGACCTGAGGAGTAAGGAGGGCTTTACTTCCTTGCCGGACGTGTCTGTCTCGTGCTCTACATCAGAACTGGTTTTGCGTGTCAGGCGGTCATTCTATGGGTTTGGTGCTGACACAAAGGAACTGACATTGGGAGTCACTTGCAAAAGCAACGGTGTTGTCAGACCACGTAACGACATGCTATTTACCTATCATTTGACAGACTGCGATGGGAAAAGCGAG GAGGCTTCCGACTCTTTCAGCTACAAATTCGTGCTTCACTATGTCCCTTCGCCCATCCGCTTCAGAGCGCGTAGTGTAAATCTGAATGTCGTTTGTCGGTTTCCAAG GTATCATCACGTTTATCGACTTGCGGTGCGCCCTACCTGGAGTTCACACATTATGCATAAAACACTCAAGTGGCGCTCTATTGATTTCCAAATTCAGCTGATGGATG ATTCATGGACCACACCAGCCCAGTATCAAGTGTACCTGCTTGGGCAGACTGTGAACTTCCAGGTCACTGCTCTTCACCTACCCCATGGAAGCCTAAAGCTCTTCATTAGAAATTGCTATGCAACCACAACAAGTGGCACCTCTGCTACGTACAATATCATTGACAACTTTGG GTGTATGCAGGAGAGCCGGAGGAACCTGGGCAGGGCTCGCTTTGTGTCTCCCCGGACTGACGACTCCCTCCGCTTCTCCCTCAGCGCCTTCCAGTTCACCTCTGACCCCCACGTCCAG gtGGAGAGCCCTTACAGGGGAACACACCATATGCAATTGCTGCAACACCACATGTTCAAGATTCAGAAGTGCCATGCATGA
- the LOC124488526 gene encoding LOW QUALITY PROTEIN: cytosolic 5'-nucleotidase 1A-like (The sequence of the model RefSeq protein was modified relative to this genomic sequence to represent the inferred CDS: deleted 1 base in 1 codon; substituted 1 base at 1 genomic stop codon), translated as MDDGRKDKGSPLPSVAPATSVAPATSAAPATSAASNDCWEGKKPSTPTRKTGESKSYLSATWKRWFVLTDRLSVHLAAEAPENAITIAVSSRVLFSMEEQQLIHQQRGLEEYLQHQMEHETEPLAPGPAFSFVKALEAVNARLRELYPDSEELFDVVLMTNHHAHVGLRLINTINHHDLFIERFCMTGGNSPIGYLKAYHTNLYLXADPVNVREALEEGIAAATMFTPEKLTVVSESQLRVAFDGDAVLFSDESERIYKAHGLDKFFEHEKAHENMPLDHGPLKGFLEALGKLQKKFYSKGQRLDCPIRTYLVTARSAASSGTRALRTLRAWGLEVDEALFLAGAPKGPMLEKIRPHIFFDDQMFHIEGAAELGTVACHVPYGVAQTLPAGKPARQKDSSPM; from the exons ATGGA CGATGGGAGGAAGGATAAAGGCAGCCCGCTGCCCAGCGTTGCCCCCGCCACCAGCGTTGCCCCCGCCACCAGCGCTGCCCCCGCCACCAGCGCTGCCAGCAATGACTGCTGGGAAGGAAAGAAGCCCTCCACTCCGACCAGGAAAACA GGGGAAAGCAAGTCCTACCTATCTGCAACCTGGAAGCGATGGTTTGTTCTTACTGACCGTCTGTCTGTTCATCTTGCAGCCGAAGCCCCCGAGAACGCCATCACCATAGCGGTGTCATCGCGTGTGCTGTTCAGCATGGAGGAGCAGCAGCTAATCCACCAGCAGAGAGGCCTGGAGGAATACCTACAGCACCAGATGGAGCACGAGACGGAGCCGCTCGCCCCGGGCCCTGCCTTCTCCTTTGTAAAG GCTCTGGAGGCAGTGAATGCCAGGCTGAGAGAGCTGTACCCTGATAGCGAGGAGCTGTTCGACGTTGTGCTCATGACCAACCACCACGCTCACGTTGGCCTGAGACTCATCAACACCATCAACCACCACG ATCTGTTCATTGAGCGTTTCTGTATGACAGGAGGCAACAGTCCCATTGGCTACCTGAAGGCTTACCACACCAACCTGTACCTGTAGGCTGACCCTGTGAACGTCCGCGAGGCGCTGGAGGAAG GGATCGCAGCGGCCACCATGTTCACCCCAGAGAAGCTGACTGTCGTGTCAGAGAGCCAGCTCCGCGTGGCC TTTGACGGTGACGCTGTTCTCTTCTCTGATGAATCGGAGCGCATCTACAAGGCTCACGGACTGGACAAGTTCTTTGAGCATGAAAAGGCCCATGAGAACATGCCCCTTGACCAT GGCCCTCTGAAGGGTTTCCTGGAAGCTCTGGGGAAGCTACAGAAGAAGTTCTATTCCAAAGGTCAGCGTCTGGACTGCCCCATCCGTACCTACTTAGTGACGGCCCGCAGCGCCGCCAGCTCGGGGACCCGGGCCCTGCGAACGTTGCGGGCCTGGGGACTGGAGGTGGACGAGGCTCTGTTCCTGGCCGGGGCACCCAAGGGCCCAATGCTGGAGAAAATACGGCCGCACATCTTCTTTGACGACCAGATGTTCCATATAGAGGGGGCGGCGGAGCTGGGGACTGTGGCCTGCCACGTGCCCTATGGGGTGGCTCAGACCCTTCCAGCTGGGAAGCCTGCCAGGCAGAAGGACTCCAGCCCCATGTAG
- the myclb gene encoding protein L-Myc-1b has translation MLGINSLAPRCESREMEYDLYQHYFYDGLDTEEDLYKSTAPSEDMWKKFELVPTPPMSPTRTASGDGMHFSPGDKLSWLSKVLGQDEDCEGLNRPNSHELFGNLSSIIIQDCMWSSFSASKHLLKVNERLVSAGPLLLPPAPHNSDTASKQVQCASVDSSPANTLVTHCVDPAAVLTFPATSCRKPASSGSESRSDSSDDEEIDVVTVESKQSRMRLLNGRKPVTITVRADICPKRFHMSVHRQQHNYAAPSPDSDAEPEEEEPRSKRPCLESSYPQACPTASCSDSPQSSSCSDSPQSSSCSDSPQSSDAEDTDRRRNHNFLERKRRNDLRSRFLALRDQIPGLVESSKTPKVAILTQATEYLLQLRTRERHQAQERKRLRARKQLLLRRITDLKRS, from the exons ATGCTTGGAATAAACTCACTAGCACCCCGCTGTGAAAGTCGGGAGATGGAGTATGATCTCTATCAGCACTACTTCTACGATGGCCTCGACACGGAGGAGGATTTGTACAAATCCACCGCACCGAGCGAGGATATGTGGAAGAAGTTCGAGCTGGTGCCCACCCCTCCCATGTCTCCCACGCGGACTGCGAGCGGGGATGGCATGCACTTCTCCCCGGGAGACAAGCTGAGCTGGCTGTCCAAGGTCCTGGGTCAGGACGAAGACTGTGAGGGACTAAACAGACCCAACTCCCACGAACTGTTTGGAAACCTTAGTTCCATTATTATCCAGGACTGTATGTGGAGTAGTTTTTCCGCCAGTAAGCACTTGCTAAAGGTCAATGAGCGTCTGGTGTCTGCTGGCCCGCTGCTtctgcccccagcccctcacAACTCCGACACTGCGAGCAAGCAAGTGCAGTGCGCCTCTGTTGACTCGTCACCAGCCAACACCTTGGTGACACACTGTGTTGACCCGGCGGCTGTTCTCACCTTCCCCGCCAccagctgcagaaaaccggcCTCTTCGGGATCTGAATCTCGCTCTGATTCATCCG acGACGAGGAGATCGATGTGGTGACTGTAGAGAGCAAGCAGAGTCGAATGCGCTTGCTGAACGGTCGCAAGCCTGTGACCATCACTGTCCGTGCAGACATCTGCCCCAAGCGCTTCCACATGTCGGTTCACCGCCAGCAGCACAACTATGCCGCCCCGTCCCCCGACAGCGACGCAGAGCCCGAGGAGGAGGAACCCCGGAGCAAACGACCCTGTCTGGAGTCCAGCTACCCCCAGGCCTGCCCTACAGCCTCCTGCTCAGACAGCCCCCAGAGCTCCTCCTGCTCAGACAGCCCCCAGAGCTCCTCCTGCTCAGACAGCCCCCAGAGCTCCGACGCCGAGGACACAGATCGCCGACGCAACCACAActtcctggagaggaagagacggaATGACCTGCGCTCACGCTTCCTGGCCCTGCGCGACCAGATCCCGGGCCTGGTGGAGTCGTCCAAGACGCCCAAGGTGGCCATCCTGACCCAGGCTACAGAGTACCTGCTCCAGCTGCGTACCAGGGAGCGGCACCAGGCCCAGGAGAGGAAGCGGCTCCGCGCACGCAAACAACTGCTGCTCCGCAGGATCACTGACCTCAAACGCTCCTGA